One genomic region from Ralstonia pickettii DTP0602 encodes:
- a CDS encoding transcriptional regulator: MTAPFDILTRIAERGPALRLAEQKVAQVVLEDLAGAAAASINELARKAGVSEASVTRFAKAIGCRDVRDLKLRLAQATAVGARFLQPGGVPGGEEAPATLADSIHAEIINALEVNRGLIDAQRIEQAARLLLGARMVYAFGMGGGSSFMADEARHRLARLGQPVASYQDALLQKMVAATLSRDDVVLAFSASGRVPEMLASCDIAREYGARLIAVTALGSPLAARADVLLPVRTLETDFIFKPSASRYAMLMVLDVLATQCALLQQDQSKERLRRLKYVLDSHRGEGSPGTGPDSRQPLGD, from the coding sequence ATGACCGCCCCCTTCGACATCCTGACCCGCATCGCCGAGCGCGGCCCCGCGCTGCGCCTGGCCGAGCAGAAGGTCGCGCAGGTGGTGCTGGAAGACCTGGCCGGCGCGGCCGCCGCCAGCATCAACGAGCTGGCGCGCAAGGCCGGCGTCAGCGAGGCCAGCGTGACCCGCTTTGCCAAGGCGATCGGTTGCCGCGACGTGCGCGACCTGAAGCTGCGGCTGGCGCAGGCCACCGCGGTGGGCGCGCGGTTCCTGCAGCCGGGCGGCGTGCCCGGCGGCGAAGAAGCCCCGGCCACGCTGGCCGACAGCATCCATGCCGAGATCATCAACGCGCTCGAAGTCAATCGTGGCCTGATAGATGCGCAGCGCATCGAGCAGGCCGCGCGCCTGTTGCTTGGCGCACGCATGGTCTACGCTTTTGGCATGGGCGGCGGCTCGTCGTTCATGGCCGACGAGGCGCGCCACCGGCTGGCGCGACTGGGACAGCCGGTGGCGAGCTACCAGGACGCCCTGCTGCAGAAGATGGTGGCGGCGACATTGAGCCGCGACGACGTGGTGCTGGCGTTCTCGGCCAGCGGCCGCGTGCCGGAGATGCTGGCCAGCTGCGACATCGCGCGCGAATACGGCGCGCGGCTGATCGCGGTGACCGCGCTGGGCTCGCCGCTGGCGGCGCGCGCCGACGTGCTGCTGCCGGTGCGCACGCTCGAGACCGATTTCATTTTCAAGCCGTCCGCGTCGCGCTACGCGATGCTGATGGTGCTGGACGTGCTGGCCACACAGTGCGCGCTGCTGCAGCAGGACCAGAGCAAGGAGCGGCTGCGCCGGCTCAAGTACGTGCTGGACAGCCACCGCGGCGAAGGCAGCCCCGGCACCGGCCCTGACAGCCGCCAGCCGCTTGGAGACTGA
- a CDS encoding diguanylate cyclase: MHPDADDIAARAAGGANVPNGPTGASGPVSATAPASLVSALAARRTRAGQPEAILAIRLDRFASACETLGAQRAGRLQALVVARIVGLLPPGAVMHWVAAADLGVITALPDGTVDPAPLASRIANDLGRPFSLDGFELFLSCSIGVSADHADIPAERSLQQAFDAMLRVDRQGGAGLARADKPAAPPAAPLLAALPAALERGELSLQLQPRADFADARVSGYTVRLRWHNPALGRVAPQDFLPAVEALGLVGPIGSWLLESVLPLVRAADVIAPLQFTLLASSAQLHRPQMVDALVHILDAGGIAPQSLCIEVPASAVPADADILARFTALRRRGMQLALGDFDDSTGCRHALAALQPDRVTLDVRRLGHADQPGDSSDRLRDACLLARRAGAAVCAKGIESRQQLDAVRAWGCHSVQGYLLAQPFPATWLLQTHAAIQQRAQELLGNVD; the protein is encoded by the coding sequence ATGCATCCAGACGCCGATGACATCGCCGCGCGTGCGGCCGGGGGCGCGAATGTGCCGAATGGCCCGACCGGAGCATCTGGCCCGGTCAGTGCCACGGCCCCTGCCAGCCTGGTCTCCGCGCTGGCGGCGCGCCGCACCCGCGCCGGGCAGCCGGAGGCCATCCTGGCGATCCGGCTCGACCGTTTTGCCAGCGCCTGCGAAACGCTGGGCGCGCAGCGCGCGGGCCGCCTGCAGGCCCTGGTAGTGGCCCGCATCGTGGGCCTGCTGCCGCCGGGCGCCGTCATGCACTGGGTAGCGGCGGCCGACCTGGGCGTGATCACGGCGCTGCCTGACGGCACCGTCGACCCCGCGCCGCTGGCCAGCCGCATTGCCAACGACCTGGGCCGGCCGTTCTCGCTGGATGGTTTTGAACTCTTCCTCTCCTGCAGCATCGGCGTGTCCGCAGACCATGCGGACATCCCGGCCGAGCGCAGTCTGCAGCAAGCCTTCGACGCCATGCTGCGGGTCGACCGCCAGGGCGGCGCCGGCCTGGCGCGCGCCGACAAGCCTGCGGCACCCCCGGCCGCCCCGCTGCTGGCCGCCCTGCCCGCCGCGCTCGAGCGCGGCGAACTGAGCCTGCAACTGCAACCACGCGCCGACTTTGCCGACGCCAGGGTCAGCGGCTATACGGTGCGGCTGCGCTGGCACAACCCGGCGCTGGGGCGCGTAGCGCCGCAGGATTTCCTGCCCGCGGTGGAAGCGCTCGGGCTGGTCGGGCCGATCGGCAGCTGGTTGCTGGAGAGCGTGCTGCCGCTGGTACGCGCCGCCGACGTCATCGCCCCGCTGCAGTTCACCCTGCTGGCCTCCAGCGCCCAGCTGCACCGCCCGCAGATGGTGGACGCGCTGGTCCACATTCTCGACGCCGGCGGCATCGCGCCGCAAAGCTTGTGCATCGAGGTGCCGGCCAGCGCCGTGCCGGCGGACGCCGACATCCTGGCACGCTTCACCGCATTGCGGCGCCGCGGTATGCAGCTGGCGCTGGGCGACTTCGACGACAGCACTGGCTGCCGCCACGCCCTGGCGGCGCTGCAGCCGGACCGCGTCACGCTGGACGTGCGCCGCCTGGGCCATGCCGACCAGCCCGGCGACAGTTCCGACCGCCTGCGCGACGCCTGCCTGCTGGCGCGCCGTGCCGGCGCAGCGGTCTGTGCCAAGGGCATCGAGAGCCGCCAGCAACTCGACGCCGTGCGCGCGTGGGGCTGCCATAGCGTGCAGGGCTACCTGCTGGCACAGCCGTTCCCGGCCACCTGGCTGCTGCAGACCCATGCGGCTATCCAGCAACGCGCGCAGGAACTGCTGGGGAATGTCGACTAA
- a CDS encoding 2-dehydro-3-deoxygluconokinase (K00874: kdgK; 2-dehydro-3-deoxygluconokinase [EC:2.7.1.45]) has protein sequence MSIDILAYGEPLVEFNQLPDDPSRYLQGFGGDTSNFCIAAARQGASTGYICAVGADTFGERLRALWTQERVDTRNVYVDPGAPTGVYFVTHDNHGHRFDYLREGSAASRYQHEQLPLGAIAAARYLHLSGISLAISTSACDAGLAAMEHARKAGVKVSLDTNLRLRLWSLARARGIMREAFAFTDVCLPSWDDITVLTGLDDRDAIADYLLGCGIGLVALKLGEEGAYVATPESRTLVPPYPVKPVDATGAGDCFGGSFIARLSAGADPFEAARYANVAAALSTTGYGAVAPIPDSQTVLARLAQSVSVIA, from the coding sequence ATGAGCATCGATATCCTGGCCTATGGCGAGCCGCTGGTGGAGTTCAACCAGCTGCCCGACGATCCGTCGCGCTACCTGCAAGGCTTTGGCGGCGACACTTCCAACTTCTGCATCGCGGCCGCGCGCCAGGGTGCCAGCACGGGCTATATCTGTGCCGTTGGTGCCGATACCTTCGGCGAGCGGCTGCGCGCGCTGTGGACGCAGGAGCGGGTCGATACGCGCAACGTGTACGTCGACCCGGGCGCGCCGACCGGCGTCTACTTTGTCACGCACGACAACCACGGCCACCGTTTCGACTACCTGCGCGAAGGCTCGGCCGCGAGCCGCTACCAGCATGAGCAGTTGCCGCTGGGCGCCATTGCCGCGGCACGCTACCTGCATCTGTCCGGCATCAGCCTGGCGATCAGCACCAGCGCCTGCGATGCCGGCCTGGCGGCGATGGAGCATGCGCGCAAGGCCGGGGTCAAGGTTTCGCTCGACACCAACCTGCGGCTGCGGCTGTGGTCGCTGGCCCGCGCGCGCGGCATCATGCGCGAGGCCTTTGCGTTCACCGACGTGTGCCTGCCGAGCTGGGACGACATCACGGTGCTGACCGGGCTGGACGACCGCGATGCCATCGCGGACTACCTGCTTGGCTGCGGCATCGGACTGGTCGCGCTGAAACTGGGCGAAGAGGGCGCTTATGTCGCCACGCCTGAATCGCGCACGCTGGTGCCGCCGTACCCGGTCAAGCCGGTCGATGCCACCGGCGCGGGCGACTGCTTCGGCGGCAGCTTTATCGCGCGCCTGTCCGCGGGTGCCGATCCTTTCGAGGCGGCGCGCTACGCCAACGTGGCGGCGGCGCTGTCCACCACCGGCTACGGCGCGGTGGCGCCGATCCCCGATTCGCAGACTGTGCTGGCACGCCTGGCGCAGTCGGTGTCGGTGATCGCGTGA
- a CDS encoding amino acid deaminase (K01753: dsdA; D-serine dehydratase [EC:4.3.1.18]): MREIKYQAGVIDPLNKALGRMEAPLAPDAGQTGWSLLQEELSLPAAVLYEDRLAHNLEWMRRFMNEYGVLLAPHGKTTMAPKLFARQLGAGAWGITLATAHQTAAAHAHGVKRVLMANQLVGRRNMEIIADLLRDPEFEFFALVDSAALVDQLGKFFSERGQKLQVLLELGVEGGRTGVRDDAQQQAVLDALARWPDALSLAGVEIYEGVLQEEADIRRFLQRTVAVTRQLAKDGRFGRSPVVMSGAGSAWYDVVAEEFARTDIGAPIDIVLRPGCYLTHDVGIYRAAQQRILASNPVAQKMREGLLPALQLWAYVQSIPEPERAIIGMGKRDAAFDAGMPIPARLYRPGSEAPVDVPAHWEVTGMMDQHAYLKIQPGDDVQVGDMIAFDISHPCLTFDKWRHIPVLDRDLRVIDIVQTFF; the protein is encoded by the coding sequence ATGCGTGAAATAAAGTATCAGGCCGGCGTGATCGATCCACTCAACAAGGCGCTGGGCCGGATGGAAGCCCCGCTGGCCCCGGATGCCGGCCAGACCGGCTGGAGCCTGCTGCAGGAAGAACTGAGCCTGCCGGCCGCGGTGCTTTATGAAGACCGGCTTGCGCACAACCTGGAATGGATGCGCCGCTTCATGAACGAATACGGCGTGCTGCTTGCGCCGCATGGCAAGACCACGATGGCGCCCAAGCTGTTCGCGCGCCAACTGGGCGCGGGCGCGTGGGGCATCACGCTCGCCACCGCGCACCAGACCGCCGCGGCACACGCGCATGGCGTCAAGCGCGTATTGATGGCCAACCAGCTGGTGGGCCGGCGCAATATGGAAATCATCGCGGACCTGCTGCGCGATCCGGAGTTCGAGTTCTTCGCGCTGGTGGATTCGGCCGCGCTGGTCGACCAGCTCGGCAAGTTCTTCAGCGAGCGCGGGCAGAAGTTGCAGGTCTTGCTGGAGCTTGGCGTGGAAGGTGGGCGCACCGGCGTGCGCGATGACGCCCAGCAGCAGGCCGTGCTCGACGCACTGGCGCGCTGGCCGGATGCGCTGTCGCTGGCGGGCGTGGAGATCTATGAAGGCGTGCTGCAGGAAGAGGCCGATATCCGCCGCTTCCTGCAGCGTACCGTCGCGGTCACGCGGCAACTCGCAAAGGACGGCCGCTTTGGCCGCAGCCCGGTGGTGATGTCGGGCGCGGGGTCGGCCTGGTACGACGTGGTCGCCGAGGAATTCGCGCGCACCGACATCGGCGCGCCGATCGACATCGTGCTGCGCCCGGGCTGCTACCTGACGCACGACGTGGGCATCTACCGCGCCGCGCAGCAGCGCATCCTGGCCAGCAACCCGGTCGCGCAGAAGATGCGCGAAGGCCTGCTGCCGGCGCTGCAGCTATGGGCCTATGTGCAGTCGATCCCCGAGCCGGAGCGCGCCATCATCGGCATGGGCAAGCGCGACGCGGCCTTCGACGCCGGCATGCCGATCCCGGCGCGGCTGTATCGCCCGGGCAGCGAGGCGCCGGTGGATGTGCCTGCGCACTGGGAGGTCACCGGCATGATGGACCAGCACGCGTACCTGAAGATCCAGCCGGGCGACGACGTGCAGGTCGGCGACATGATCGCCTTCGATATCTCGCACCCGTGCCTGACCTTCGACAAGTGGCGCCATATCCCGGTACTCGACCGCGACCTGCGCGTGATCGACATCGTGCAAACCTTCTTCTGA
- a CDS encoding ketohydroxyglutarate aldolase (catalyzes the formation of pyruvate and glyoxylate from 4-hydroxy-2-oxoglutarate; or pyruvate and D-glyceraldehyde 3-phosphate from 2-dehydro-3-deoxy-D-glyconate 6-phosphate~K01625: eda; 2-dehydro-3-deoxyphosphogluconate aldolase / 4-hydroxy-2-oxoglutarate aldolase [EC:4.1.2.14 4.1.3.16]), whose protein sequence is MQNQTSPLLQRLADVPVIPVLEFHSVDEALHVSEALVAGGLPLLEITLRTPVALEAIKAVAAALPQACVGAGTVLTVDQLHAVRGAGAQFAVSPGLTPALAAGAQGAGISLLPGVATASEAMAALEAGFTFLKFFPAQAAGGVPMLKSLGGPLPQLRFCPTGGIDVALAPSYLALPNVVCVGGSWVVPKDAVASGDWGRIRTLAEQARALRKQG, encoded by the coding sequence ATGCAAAACCAGACTTCCCCGCTGCTCCAACGCCTGGCCGACGTGCCGGTGATTCCCGTGCTGGAGTTCCACTCGGTCGACGAAGCCCTGCACGTGAGCGAGGCGCTGGTCGCCGGCGGCCTGCCGCTGCTGGAAATCACGCTGCGCACGCCGGTGGCGCTGGAGGCGATCAAGGCCGTGGCCGCCGCGCTGCCGCAGGCTTGCGTGGGGGCGGGCACGGTGCTCACCGTCGATCAGCTGCACGCCGTGCGCGGCGCGGGGGCGCAGTTTGCCGTGTCGCCGGGGCTGACGCCGGCGCTGGCCGCGGGCGCGCAAGGGGCGGGGATCTCGCTGCTGCCGGGCGTGGCCACCGCCAGCGAGGCGATGGCGGCGCTGGAAGCCGGCTTCACCTTCCTCAAGTTCTTCCCGGCGCAGGCCGCGGGCGGGGTGCCGATGCTCAAGTCGCTGGGCGGCCCGCTGCCGCAGTTGCGCTTCTGCCCGACCGGCGGCATCGACGTCGCGCTGGCGCCGTCCTACCTGGCGCTGCCCAACGTGGTGTGCGTGGGCGGTTCGTGGGTGGTGCCCAAGGATGCCGTCGCCAGCGGCGACTGGGGCCGTATCCGTACGCTGGCCGAGCAGGCGCGGGCGTTGCGCAAGCAAGGCTGA
- a CDS encoding membrane protein (K03699: tlyC; putative hemolysin) produces the protein MEIAILLALILLNGLFAMSEIALVTARKARLQRQIENGDRGAIAAVQLGEDPTRFLSTVQIGITSIGVLNGVVGESTLAQPLGLWLQGFGLAAGTSGYVATAIVVAGLTYFSIVLGELVPKRLGQMAPEAIARLVARPIGWLAVASTPFVKLLSSSTRLVLRLLGTKVDRGPGVTEEEIHALLVEGSEAGVIEQHEHTMVRNVFRLDDRQLASLMVPRGDVVYLDVESPLEENLRRIEESDHSRFPVVRGGMHDIIGVVSARQLLARRLRGEQADLLAVLTPAVFVPESVTGMELLENFRGSGGQIAFVIDEYGEVLGLVTLQDLIEAITGEFKADAAGEEWAVQREDGSWLLDGLIPIPELKDRIGLRQVPEEEKERYHTLSGMLLLLLGRLPQIADTVQWGDWRFEIVDMDGKRIDKVLAARLPPQDGPEDETTG, from the coding sequence ATGGAAATTGCCATACTGCTGGCGCTGATTCTGCTCAACGGCCTGTTCGCCATGTCCGAGATCGCGCTGGTCACGGCCCGCAAAGCACGTCTGCAGCGCCAGATCGAGAACGGTGACCGTGGCGCCATTGCCGCGGTCCAGCTGGGCGAGGACCCCACGCGCTTCCTGTCCACGGTGCAGATCGGCATCACGTCGATCGGCGTGCTCAACGGCGTGGTCGGCGAATCCACGCTGGCGCAGCCGCTTGGCCTCTGGCTGCAGGGCTTTGGCCTGGCCGCGGGCACCTCCGGCTATGTGGCAACCGCCATCGTGGTGGCCGGCCTGACCTACTTTTCCATCGTGCTGGGTGAACTGGTGCCCAAGCGCCTGGGCCAGATGGCCCCTGAAGCCATCGCGCGGCTGGTGGCACGCCCGATCGGCTGGCTGGCCGTCGCTTCCACCCCGTTCGTCAAGCTGCTGTCCAGCTCCACGCGGCTGGTGCTGCGGCTGCTGGGCACCAAGGTCGATCGCGGCCCGGGCGTGACCGAGGAAGAAATCCATGCGCTGCTGGTCGAGGGCTCCGAGGCCGGCGTGATCGAGCAGCACGAGCACACCATGGTGCGCAACGTGTTCCGCCTGGACGACCGCCAGCTGGCATCCCTGATGGTGCCGCGCGGGGATGTCGTCTACCTGGACGTGGAATCGCCGCTGGAAGAGAACCTGCGCCGCATCGAAGAATCGGACCATTCGCGCTTCCCGGTGGTGCGCGGCGGCATGCACGACATCATCGGCGTGGTCAGCGCGCGCCAGTTGCTGGCGCGCCGGCTGCGCGGCGAGCAAGCCGACCTCCTGGCCGTGCTGACGCCGGCGGTGTTCGTACCGGAAAGCGTGACCGGCATGGAACTGCTGGAGAACTTCCGCGGCTCCGGCGGCCAGATCGCCTTTGTCATCGACGAGTACGGCGAGGTGCTGGGTTTGGTCACGCTGCAGGACCTGATCGAGGCCATCACCGGCGAATTCAAGGCCGATGCCGCCGGCGAGGAATGGGCGGTGCAGCGCGAGGACGGCTCGTGGCTGCTCGACGGCCTGATCCCGATCCCGGAACTGAAGGACCGCATCGGCCTGCGCCAGGTGCCGGAAGAAGAAAAGGAGCGCTACCACACGCTGTCCGGCATGCTGTTGCTGCTGCTCGGCCGCCTGCCCCAGATCGCCGACACGGTGCAATGGGGCGACTGGCGCTTCGAGATCGTCGACATGGACGGCAAGCGCATCGACAAGGTGCTGGCCGCGCGCCTGCCGCCACAAGACGGGCCGGAGGACGAAACCACGGGCTGA
- a CDS encoding entericidin EcnAB produces MKKGWIWCVLFATLLAGCNTMAGLGQDIQRGGQKLESSADRHK; encoded by the coding sequence GTGAAGAAAGGTTGGATCTGGTGCGTTTTGTTTGCCACCCTGTTGGCTGGCTGCAACACGATGGCGGGGCTCGGCCAGGACATTCAGCGCGGTGGCCAGAAGCTCGAAAGCTCGGCGGACCGCCACAAGTAA